In Vicinamibacteria bacterium, the genomic window CTGGTCGCGGACGAGACCGTCGCAACGGTGACAAAACGGCTGGGAGCGGTCGAAAGCGAGAAGACAAGAGGAGACGGCAATGGAGAATCCACTGAGCAATGAAGAGTTGGAACGGATGAATGCCTGGTGGCGGGCGTGCAACTACCTTTCGGTCGGAATGATCTACTTGAAGGACAATCCGCTCCTCCGGAGGCCTTTGAAGCCAGAAGACGTGAAGCATCGCCTTCTCGGCCATTGGGGAGCGAGCCCCACATTGTCCTTCGTCTGGCTGCACC contains:
- a CDS encoding class I fructose-bisphosphate aldolase; amino-acid sequence: MRTTKMELETTARTLGADGKGILVADETVATVTKRLGAVESEKTRGDGNGESTEQ